In Verrucomicrobiia bacterium, the DNA window AGCCTGCTGGGCATGGGCGCGGGAGCGTGGGGCGGCGCCGTCGGTGCGACGATGGCCGTGAGAGCGTACGTGCGCGAAGGCCAGGAAGTGGAAATTTATTCCCACACGAATTACCAGGAACCGGAAGAACGGAAAGCCGTTTGAAGTCTTCCCCTCACCCTTCCCTCTCCCCGCTCGCGGGGAGAGGGTTAGGGAGAGGGGCGATTTGTTTCACGCGCGGCCGCCATTTCTTCTGCGCTGAGCGCCGGGAGATCGAGCGCGGCAAGCGCTTCCTTTAAATGAGCGCGGCGGCTGACGCCCGGGATCACGGTCGAAATTCCCGGCTGGTCCAGCACAAAACGGAGCGCGGCCTGCGCCATGCTCCTGCCTTCCTTTGCAAGAAAGCGGAATTTCTCCGCGCGCTTTTTCCGTTCCGCGATGACTTTGGGATGGCGTGTGACCTGGTCGGCCTTGGTATCCGACGCCCCGGTCAAAAGGCCGCGGGCAAACGGCAGTCTCGCGATAATGCCCGCGCCGGTTTGCGCGGCATGCGGCAGCAGGCCGTCCAGCGCCTCCTGATCAATCAGGTTTACCGTGACCTGCACGGGCACCGGCATCCGCTTCAGAAAATCCATCGCATCGCCCTCGGTAATGCAGGAAATGCCGTAATGGCGCACCTTCCCTTCCCTCTTCAGCTTTTCGAGCGTCTGCCAGATTTCTTCGATTTCCAGCAGCTTCGGAGACGGGTCATGGAGAAGAAACAGATCGACATAGTCCGTTTCCAGGCGGCGAAGCGAGGCCTCCGCGGCGCCGGCCAGATGGCGCGGCGAAAAATTCCGGTATTGGAAAAGATAGCGCGCTTCGTTGAGCGGGGCGCGGAAAGGACGCAGAAGCGGCGAGAGGAAAGACAGGCGCGGGCCCCACACCTGGCCCACGGTTCCGAGCCGCGTGTAAACGTAGCCCGCCTTGGTCGTGATGACGGCTTTGTCCCGGCGGCCTTTCAGGGCCTTCCCGATCAGCCGCTCGCTGTGACCG includes these proteins:
- a CDS encoding aldo/keto reductase; this encodes MRTRILGKTDLKVTELGLGCQSLGGSFHYKDDKEALAVLSAALDAGINFFDTADSYALGHSERLIGKALKGRRDKAVITTKAGYVYTRLGTVGQVWGPRLSFLSPLLRPFRAPLNEARYLFQYRNFSPRHLAGAAEASLRRLETDYVDLFLLHDPSPKLLEIEEIWQTLEKLKREGKVRHYGISCITEGDAMDFLKRMPVPVQVTVNLIDQEALDGLLPHAAQTGAGIIARLPFARGLLTGASDTKADQVTRHPKVIAERKKRAEKFRFLAKEGRSMAQAALRFVLDQPGISTVIPGVSRRAHLKEALAALDLPALSAEEMAAARETNRPSP